The following proteins are encoded in a genomic region of Gossypium hirsutum isolate 1008001.06 chromosome D05, Gossypium_hirsutum_v2.1, whole genome shotgun sequence:
- the LOC107906246 gene encoding receptor-like serine/threonine-protein kinase NCRK isoform X4, with the protein MKLEVEVVLVCIISLIWIQQSLCDEFSNTSGVSNWTCTCSSGNQSYILKSNCSRSCDCNPVESSGDRWTCVCATNGFPEVAVDNHDTTCFTACNCTAGSLPEVPASRKHYANRVVVIVLLVSVILTTLAFIVSVTCYFYRKDNCPKCPIQPSIFLSDKETCCNSATNLLSQKSSLLSETKINIGFPTRPVAGCFQKASFLCPSNPGTVLWTVFQFAYSELENATNKFSDSNLIGVGGSSYVYRGQLKDGRIVAVKRLKVQGGPDADSIISTEVELLSRLHHCHVVPLLGYCLEFSGKHAERLLVFEYMHNGNLRECLNGIWGENLTWETRVSIAIDAAKGLEYLHEAAAPRILHRDIKSTNILLDKNWRAKITDLGMAKRLRADGVPSCSSSPARMQGTFGYFAPEYAIVGKASLMSDVFSFGVVLLELITGRQPIHKSNNKEESLVIWATPRLQDCKQVTPELPDPRLKGNFPEEEMQIMAYLAKECLLLDPDARPTMSEVVQILSTIAPDKSKRRNVHVNFLQMSSAHNMKNETLVERHQSVIEALYDTDEYMPTESTNSTENSLPLCTDGIGTVGKQRDTLSAECLERLVLLSSNTRSWGVPDDEAVDLTEPRLELFDVATIKSLREEQSYRLA; encoded by the exons ATGAAGCTCGAAGTGGAAGTTGTTCTTGTTTGTATCATTAGTTTGATTTGGATTCAGCAAAGCCTTTGTG ATGAATTTTCTAATACATCGGGTGTAAGCAACTGGACATGCACATGCTCTTCCGGAAACCAGAGCTATATCCTTAAATCTAACTGTTCTAGGTCCTGTGATTGCAATCCAG TTGAATCAAGTGGAGATAGGTGGACATGTGTATGTGCCACTAATGGGTTTCCCGAAGTAGCAGTCGACAATCATGATACTACCTGTTTTACAGCCTGCAACTGCACTGCTG GGTCTCTTCCAGAGGTGCCAGCTTCAAGAAAGCACTACGCTAACAGAGTTGTAGTAATTGTTCTATTGGTCTCTGTAATCCTCACAACTCTCGCATTTATTGTTTCGGTAACATGCTATTTCTATCGGAAAGACAACTGTCCGAAATGCCCCATCCAACCCTCAATATTCTTGTCAGATAAAGAAACTTGTTGCAATAGTGCTACCAACTTACTAAGTCAGAAGAGTTCTTTGCTGTCGGAAACTAAGATTAACATCGGCTTCCCCACAAGGCCTGTTGCAG GTTGCTTTCAGAAGGCTTCATTCCTTTGTCCAAGCAACCCGGGGACTGTACTCTGGACAGTTTTCCAGTTTGCCTACTCTGAACTGGAAAATGCAACCAATAAGTTCTCCGATTCCAACCTCATAGGAGTTGGAGGAAGTAGTTATGTGTACCGAGGTCAGCTCAAGGATGGAAGAATTGTTGCAGTAAAACGACTTAAAGTTCAAGGAGGTCCTGATGCAGATTCTATCATTTCGACAGAG GTTGAGCTGTTGTCAAGGCTACATCATTGTCATGTTGTACCTTTGCTTGGCTACTGTTTGGAATTCAGCGGGAAACATGCTGAGAGACTGCTGGTATTTGAGTACATGCATAATGGTAATTTGAGGGAATGTTTGAATGGGATTTGGGGGGAGAATCTGACCTGGGAAACTCGTGTTTCGATTGCTATCGATGCTGCAAAGGGCTTGGAATATCTCCACGAAGCGGCTGCTCCTAGAATTTTGCATAGAGATATAAAATCCACAAACATTCTTCTTGACAAGAACTGGAGAGCAAAA ATAACTGATCTTGGTATGGCCAAACGTTTAAGAGCTGATGGAGTTCCCAGCTGTTCCAGTTCTCCAGCAAGAATGCAGGGAACCTTTGGTTATTTTGCACCCGAATATGCAATTGTTGGAAAAGCCTCACTTATGTCGGATGTTTTCAGTTTCGGCGTTGTTCTTCTGGAACTCATCACTGGTCGACAACCCATCCATAAATCAAACAATAAAGAAGAAAGTCTTGTTATATGG GCTACCCCTAGGTTACAGGATTGTAAGCAGGTGACCCCAGAGTTACCTGACCCACGTTTGAAAGGCAATTTTCCAGAAGAAGAGATGCAGATAATGGCTTACCTAGCAAAGGAGTGCTTGCTGTTGGACCCTGATGCTCGACCGACAATGAGTGAAGTTGTTCAAATCCTCTCAACTATTGCTCCGGATAAATCTAAAAGAAGAAATGTTCATGTCAACTTTCTCCAG ATGTCATCTGCCCATAACATGAAGAATGAAACTCTTGTAGAAAGACATCAAAGTGTAATTGAGGCTTTATACGACACAGATGAGTATATGCCAACTGAATCTACAAACTCAACCGAAAACTCACTGCCATTATGCACAGACGGTATTGGAACTGTTGGAAAACAGAGGGACACCCTTTCTGCTGAGTGCTTGGAGAGACTGGTTCTTTTGAGTTCCAATACTAGGAGTTGGGGTGTCCCTGATGATGAAGCAGTGGACTTAACTGAACCTCGACTCGAATTGTTCGATGTGGCAACTATCAAGTCCCTCAGAGAAGAACAATCCTACAGATTGGCTTAA
- the LOC107906246 gene encoding receptor-like serine/threonine-protein kinase NCRK isoform X2, protein MCAVFCLFFICKIGGIQKSGKFNSVHPLAPNEDEFSNTSGVSNWTCTCSSGNQSYILKSNCSRSCDCNPVESSGDRWTCVCATNGFPEVAVDNHDTTCFTACNCTAGSLPEVPASRKHYANRVVVIVLLVSVILTTLAFIVSVTCYFYRKDNCPKCPIQPSIFLSDKETCCNSATNLLSQKSSLLSETKINIGFPTRPVAGCFQKASFLCPSNPGTVLWTVFQFAYSELENATNKFSDSNLIGVGGSSYVYRGQLKDGRIVAVKRLKVQGGPDADSIISTEVELLSRLHHCHVVPLLGYCLEFSGKHAERLLVFEYMHNGNLRECLNGIWGENLTWETRVSIAIDAAKGLEYLHEAAAPRILHRDIKSTNILLDKNWRAKITDLGMAKRLRADGVPSCSSSPARMQGTFGYFAPEYAIVGKASLMSDVFSFGVVLLELITGRQPIHKSNNKEESLVIWATPRLQDCKQVTPELPDPRLKGNFPEEEMQIMAYLAKECLLLDPDARPTMSEVVQILSTIAPDKSKRRNVHVNFLQMSSAHNMKNETLVERHQSVIEALYDTDEYMPTESTNSTENSLPLCTDGIGTVGKQRDTLSAECLERLVLLSSNTRSWGVPDDEAVDLTEPRLELFDVATIKSLREEQSYRLA, encoded by the exons ATGAATTTTCTAATACATCGGGTGTAAGCAACTGGACATGCACATGCTCTTCCGGAAACCAGAGCTATATCCTTAAATCTAACTGTTCTAGGTCCTGTGATTGCAATCCAG TTGAATCAAGTGGAGATAGGTGGACATGTGTATGTGCCACTAATGGGTTTCCCGAAGTAGCAGTCGACAATCATGATACTACCTGTTTTACAGCCTGCAACTGCACTGCTG GGTCTCTTCCAGAGGTGCCAGCTTCAAGAAAGCACTACGCTAACAGAGTTGTAGTAATTGTTCTATTGGTCTCTGTAATCCTCACAACTCTCGCATTTATTGTTTCGGTAACATGCTATTTCTATCGGAAAGACAACTGTCCGAAATGCCCCATCCAACCCTCAATATTCTTGTCAGATAAAGAAACTTGTTGCAATAGTGCTACCAACTTACTAAGTCAGAAGAGTTCTTTGCTGTCGGAAACTAAGATTAACATCGGCTTCCCCACAAGGCCTGTTGCAG GTTGCTTTCAGAAGGCTTCATTCCTTTGTCCAAGCAACCCGGGGACTGTACTCTGGACAGTTTTCCAGTTTGCCTACTCTGAACTGGAAAATGCAACCAATAAGTTCTCCGATTCCAACCTCATAGGAGTTGGAGGAAGTAGTTATGTGTACCGAGGTCAGCTCAAGGATGGAAGAATTGTTGCAGTAAAACGACTTAAAGTTCAAGGAGGTCCTGATGCAGATTCTATCATTTCGACAGAG GTTGAGCTGTTGTCAAGGCTACATCATTGTCATGTTGTACCTTTGCTTGGCTACTGTTTGGAATTCAGCGGGAAACATGCTGAGAGACTGCTGGTATTTGAGTACATGCATAATGGTAATTTGAGGGAATGTTTGAATGGGATTTGGGGGGAGAATCTGACCTGGGAAACTCGTGTTTCGATTGCTATCGATGCTGCAAAGGGCTTGGAATATCTCCACGAAGCGGCTGCTCCTAGAATTTTGCATAGAGATATAAAATCCACAAACATTCTTCTTGACAAGAACTGGAGAGCAAAA ATAACTGATCTTGGTATGGCCAAACGTTTAAGAGCTGATGGAGTTCCCAGCTGTTCCAGTTCTCCAGCAAGAATGCAGGGAACCTTTGGTTATTTTGCACCCGAATATGCAATTGTTGGAAAAGCCTCACTTATGTCGGATGTTTTCAGTTTCGGCGTTGTTCTTCTGGAACTCATCACTGGTCGACAACCCATCCATAAATCAAACAATAAAGAAGAAAGTCTTGTTATATGG GCTACCCCTAGGTTACAGGATTGTAAGCAGGTGACCCCAGAGTTACCTGACCCACGTTTGAAAGGCAATTTTCCAGAAGAAGAGATGCAGATAATGGCTTACCTAGCAAAGGAGTGCTTGCTGTTGGACCCTGATGCTCGACCGACAATGAGTGAAGTTGTTCAAATCCTCTCAACTATTGCTCCGGATAAATCTAAAAGAAGAAATGTTCATGTCAACTTTCTCCAG ATGTCATCTGCCCATAACATGAAGAATGAAACTCTTGTAGAAAGACATCAAAGTGTAATTGAGGCTTTATACGACACAGATGAGTATATGCCAACTGAATCTACAAACTCAACCGAAAACTCACTGCCATTATGCACAGACGGTATTGGAACTGTTGGAAAACAGAGGGACACCCTTTCTGCTGAGTGCTTGGAGAGACTGGTTCTTTTGAGTTCCAATACTAGGAGTTGGGGTGTCCCTGATGATGAAGCAGTGGACTTAACTGAACCTCGACTCGAATTGTTCGATGTGGCAACTATCAAGTCCCTCAGAGAAGAACAATCCTACAGATTGGCTTAA
- the LOC107906246 gene encoding receptor-like serine/threonine-protein kinase NCRK isoform X1 — MLYHIRSFSLCFISATCVCFHICKFTVSFDSFVTSVFKLFSLIWFLQIGGIQKSGKFNSVHPLAPNEDEFSNTSGVSNWTCTCSSGNQSYILKSNCSRSCDCNPVESSGDRWTCVCATNGFPEVAVDNHDTTCFTACNCTAGSLPEVPASRKHYANRVVVIVLLVSVILTTLAFIVSVTCYFYRKDNCPKCPIQPSIFLSDKETCCNSATNLLSQKSSLLSETKINIGFPTRPVAGCFQKASFLCPSNPGTVLWTVFQFAYSELENATNKFSDSNLIGVGGSSYVYRGQLKDGRIVAVKRLKVQGGPDADSIISTEVELLSRLHHCHVVPLLGYCLEFSGKHAERLLVFEYMHNGNLRECLNGIWGENLTWETRVSIAIDAAKGLEYLHEAAAPRILHRDIKSTNILLDKNWRAKITDLGMAKRLRADGVPSCSSSPARMQGTFGYFAPEYAIVGKASLMSDVFSFGVVLLELITGRQPIHKSNNKEESLVIWATPRLQDCKQVTPELPDPRLKGNFPEEEMQIMAYLAKECLLLDPDARPTMSEVVQILSTIAPDKSKRRNVHVNFLQMSSAHNMKNETLVERHQSVIEALYDTDEYMPTESTNSTENSLPLCTDGIGTVGKQRDTLSAECLERLVLLSSNTRSWGVPDDEAVDLTEPRLELFDVATIKSLREEQSYRLA; from the exons ATGAATTTTCTAATACATCGGGTGTAAGCAACTGGACATGCACATGCTCTTCCGGAAACCAGAGCTATATCCTTAAATCTAACTGTTCTAGGTCCTGTGATTGCAATCCAG TTGAATCAAGTGGAGATAGGTGGACATGTGTATGTGCCACTAATGGGTTTCCCGAAGTAGCAGTCGACAATCATGATACTACCTGTTTTACAGCCTGCAACTGCACTGCTG GGTCTCTTCCAGAGGTGCCAGCTTCAAGAAAGCACTACGCTAACAGAGTTGTAGTAATTGTTCTATTGGTCTCTGTAATCCTCACAACTCTCGCATTTATTGTTTCGGTAACATGCTATTTCTATCGGAAAGACAACTGTCCGAAATGCCCCATCCAACCCTCAATATTCTTGTCAGATAAAGAAACTTGTTGCAATAGTGCTACCAACTTACTAAGTCAGAAGAGTTCTTTGCTGTCGGAAACTAAGATTAACATCGGCTTCCCCACAAGGCCTGTTGCAG GTTGCTTTCAGAAGGCTTCATTCCTTTGTCCAAGCAACCCGGGGACTGTACTCTGGACAGTTTTCCAGTTTGCCTACTCTGAACTGGAAAATGCAACCAATAAGTTCTCCGATTCCAACCTCATAGGAGTTGGAGGAAGTAGTTATGTGTACCGAGGTCAGCTCAAGGATGGAAGAATTGTTGCAGTAAAACGACTTAAAGTTCAAGGAGGTCCTGATGCAGATTCTATCATTTCGACAGAG GTTGAGCTGTTGTCAAGGCTACATCATTGTCATGTTGTACCTTTGCTTGGCTACTGTTTGGAATTCAGCGGGAAACATGCTGAGAGACTGCTGGTATTTGAGTACATGCATAATGGTAATTTGAGGGAATGTTTGAATGGGATTTGGGGGGAGAATCTGACCTGGGAAACTCGTGTTTCGATTGCTATCGATGCTGCAAAGGGCTTGGAATATCTCCACGAAGCGGCTGCTCCTAGAATTTTGCATAGAGATATAAAATCCACAAACATTCTTCTTGACAAGAACTGGAGAGCAAAA ATAACTGATCTTGGTATGGCCAAACGTTTAAGAGCTGATGGAGTTCCCAGCTGTTCCAGTTCTCCAGCAAGAATGCAGGGAACCTTTGGTTATTTTGCACCCGAATATGCAATTGTTGGAAAAGCCTCACTTATGTCGGATGTTTTCAGTTTCGGCGTTGTTCTTCTGGAACTCATCACTGGTCGACAACCCATCCATAAATCAAACAATAAAGAAGAAAGTCTTGTTATATGG GCTACCCCTAGGTTACAGGATTGTAAGCAGGTGACCCCAGAGTTACCTGACCCACGTTTGAAAGGCAATTTTCCAGAAGAAGAGATGCAGATAATGGCTTACCTAGCAAAGGAGTGCTTGCTGTTGGACCCTGATGCTCGACCGACAATGAGTGAAGTTGTTCAAATCCTCTCAACTATTGCTCCGGATAAATCTAAAAGAAGAAATGTTCATGTCAACTTTCTCCAG ATGTCATCTGCCCATAACATGAAGAATGAAACTCTTGTAGAAAGACATCAAAGTGTAATTGAGGCTTTATACGACACAGATGAGTATATGCCAACTGAATCTACAAACTCAACCGAAAACTCACTGCCATTATGCACAGACGGTATTGGAACTGTTGGAAAACAGAGGGACACCCTTTCTGCTGAGTGCTTGGAGAGACTGGTTCTTTTGAGTTCCAATACTAGGAGTTGGGGTGTCCCTGATGATGAAGCAGTGGACTTAACTGAACCTCGACTCGAATTGTTCGATGTGGCAACTATCAAGTCCCTCAGAGAAGAACAATCCTACAGATTGGCTTAA
- the LOC107906246 gene encoding receptor-like serine/threonine-protein kinase NCRK isoform X3 encodes MWGHLFYLIGGIQKSGKFNSVHPLAPNEDEFSNTSGVSNWTCTCSSGNQSYILKSNCSRSCDCNPVESSGDRWTCVCATNGFPEVAVDNHDTTCFTACNCTAGSLPEVPASRKHYANRVVVIVLLVSVILTTLAFIVSVTCYFYRKDNCPKCPIQPSIFLSDKETCCNSATNLLSQKSSLLSETKINIGFPTRPVAGCFQKASFLCPSNPGTVLWTVFQFAYSELENATNKFSDSNLIGVGGSSYVYRGQLKDGRIVAVKRLKVQGGPDADSIISTEVELLSRLHHCHVVPLLGYCLEFSGKHAERLLVFEYMHNGNLRECLNGIWGENLTWETRVSIAIDAAKGLEYLHEAAAPRILHRDIKSTNILLDKNWRAKITDLGMAKRLRADGVPSCSSSPARMQGTFGYFAPEYAIVGKASLMSDVFSFGVVLLELITGRQPIHKSNNKEESLVIWATPRLQDCKQVTPELPDPRLKGNFPEEEMQIMAYLAKECLLLDPDARPTMSEVVQILSTIAPDKSKRRNVHVNFLQMSSAHNMKNETLVERHQSVIEALYDTDEYMPTESTNSTENSLPLCTDGIGTVGKQRDTLSAECLERLVLLSSNTRSWGVPDDEAVDLTEPRLELFDVATIKSLREEQSYRLA; translated from the exons ATGAATTTTCTAATACATCGGGTGTAAGCAACTGGACATGCACATGCTCTTCCGGAAACCAGAGCTATATCCTTAAATCTAACTGTTCTAGGTCCTGTGATTGCAATCCAG TTGAATCAAGTGGAGATAGGTGGACATGTGTATGTGCCACTAATGGGTTTCCCGAAGTAGCAGTCGACAATCATGATACTACCTGTTTTACAGCCTGCAACTGCACTGCTG GGTCTCTTCCAGAGGTGCCAGCTTCAAGAAAGCACTACGCTAACAGAGTTGTAGTAATTGTTCTATTGGTCTCTGTAATCCTCACAACTCTCGCATTTATTGTTTCGGTAACATGCTATTTCTATCGGAAAGACAACTGTCCGAAATGCCCCATCCAACCCTCAATATTCTTGTCAGATAAAGAAACTTGTTGCAATAGTGCTACCAACTTACTAAGTCAGAAGAGTTCTTTGCTGTCGGAAACTAAGATTAACATCGGCTTCCCCACAAGGCCTGTTGCAG GTTGCTTTCAGAAGGCTTCATTCCTTTGTCCAAGCAACCCGGGGACTGTACTCTGGACAGTTTTCCAGTTTGCCTACTCTGAACTGGAAAATGCAACCAATAAGTTCTCCGATTCCAACCTCATAGGAGTTGGAGGAAGTAGTTATGTGTACCGAGGTCAGCTCAAGGATGGAAGAATTGTTGCAGTAAAACGACTTAAAGTTCAAGGAGGTCCTGATGCAGATTCTATCATTTCGACAGAG GTTGAGCTGTTGTCAAGGCTACATCATTGTCATGTTGTACCTTTGCTTGGCTACTGTTTGGAATTCAGCGGGAAACATGCTGAGAGACTGCTGGTATTTGAGTACATGCATAATGGTAATTTGAGGGAATGTTTGAATGGGATTTGGGGGGAGAATCTGACCTGGGAAACTCGTGTTTCGATTGCTATCGATGCTGCAAAGGGCTTGGAATATCTCCACGAAGCGGCTGCTCCTAGAATTTTGCATAGAGATATAAAATCCACAAACATTCTTCTTGACAAGAACTGGAGAGCAAAA ATAACTGATCTTGGTATGGCCAAACGTTTAAGAGCTGATGGAGTTCCCAGCTGTTCCAGTTCTCCAGCAAGAATGCAGGGAACCTTTGGTTATTTTGCACCCGAATATGCAATTGTTGGAAAAGCCTCACTTATGTCGGATGTTTTCAGTTTCGGCGTTGTTCTTCTGGAACTCATCACTGGTCGACAACCCATCCATAAATCAAACAATAAAGAAGAAAGTCTTGTTATATGG GCTACCCCTAGGTTACAGGATTGTAAGCAGGTGACCCCAGAGTTACCTGACCCACGTTTGAAAGGCAATTTTCCAGAAGAAGAGATGCAGATAATGGCTTACCTAGCAAAGGAGTGCTTGCTGTTGGACCCTGATGCTCGACCGACAATGAGTGAAGTTGTTCAAATCCTCTCAACTATTGCTCCGGATAAATCTAAAAGAAGAAATGTTCATGTCAACTTTCTCCAG ATGTCATCTGCCCATAACATGAAGAATGAAACTCTTGTAGAAAGACATCAAAGTGTAATTGAGGCTTTATACGACACAGATGAGTATATGCCAACTGAATCTACAAACTCAACCGAAAACTCACTGCCATTATGCACAGACGGTATTGGAACTGTTGGAAAACAGAGGGACACCCTTTCTGCTGAGTGCTTGGAGAGACTGGTTCTTTTGAGTTCCAATACTAGGAGTTGGGGTGTCCCTGATGATGAAGCAGTGGACTTAACTGAACCTCGACTCGAATTGTTCGATGTGGCAACTATCAAGTCCCTCAGAGAAGAACAATCCTACAGATTGGCTTAA